TTCTTGACCGGCCGTCGATTTGAGGCGATACGCGCTTCGCGCCAGTTCCTGACCACCTACGAGGTGGCTGACCCTGACGTGCTGAGTTCGGCCGCCTATTGCGAAAGACTTGCGCATCCGACCGCGCGCACCATCGCGATGATGCGAGATGGCTTTGCCAACATGTCCCGTACGGTCTGCGAGCGACACGATGTCCGCGGCGCGATTCGCGGCAGTGTGGTGCTGACCGTTGCGCTGAACACAACCGATGCGTCCTCGCGATTGGGCAACGCCGCGGACAGGCTCGGAGCCGGGGCGGAACATACGCACTCCGAGATCTGGATTGCAGCGCAGCCCGCTACGGCTGAGATTTCGGCAGAAGAAGTGCTGCGCGGCGGCGACCTGAAGATCAACGCCTGCCTGGCGCTGGAATATCTTCGTCCCGATGTGGCCGACCGCGTTGCGGATGCGCTGCACCAGCAGTTCCCTGAGGCCGTCATCAGCACCTATCGGCTGCTTTGCTCATTGAACCGGGAGGACTTGTGATGCGGATTTTGCTGATCCAAGGCGCCAACATGGAGTATCTCGGCTTTCGCCAGCCGGAACTTTATGGCACCACCACTGCGGTCGAACTGGACGAGATGCTGCGCGCAGACGCCGCGGCGCTCGGCATGCAGCTCGACATTCTCTACACCAACGTCGAAGGCGAAGCCATCAGCGCCATCTATCGGGCCGCACGCGACCAGATCGACGGCCTGGTCATGAATCCGGCAGGTTTTCTGTATGCGGGCCTTGCCTTGCGTGATTGCCTGAAGGCAGTGCCACTGCCCTGCATCGAAGTGCATATGACCAATATCGACGCCCGGGGCATGCACTCTGTCACCGCTTCCGAAAGCGCTGGCATGGTGACAGGCCTTGGCGTCGATTCCTACCGGCTGGCGTTGATTGCCATCCAGAAAGTCATCAACAAGAGGAAAAAACATGCTTGAAGCAACGCCAAGGACAGCGCTAGTAACCGGAGCGGCCGTTGGCATTGGCCATGCCATTGCCGAACGCTTCGAGAGGGACGGCTGGGCCGTCTACCGCTTTGACCGCACGCTGGAGGATGGCGCGCGGGCCGTGCGCGGCGATGTCCGCTCCGAAGCGGACTGGAAAAGGCTGGCAGATCGTATCGGTAGCGAAGCCGGGCAGCTCGACGTGCTGGTGAACAACGCCGGCATCCTGCGCGAGGCGCCGTTGGAGGATACCAGCCTGGCAGTCTGGGATGAAGTCATCGGCGTCAACCTGACCGGCGCCTTCCTTGGTTGCCGGAGCATGCTGGCGCTGCTGAAGCGCGGCGACTCGCCGTGCATCCTGAATGTGGCCTCCATTGACGCGCTGCGCGGCAGCCTTCGTCACAGCGCCTACGCCGCCAGCAAGGGCGGCGTGGATTCCCTGACCCGCGCCCTGGCACTGGAACTTGCCAACGATGGCATTCGCGTCAACGCAATCTGCCCCGGCACCGTCGATACCCCGATGTTCCGTAGCATTCACGGCAACACCGCCGATCGGGCACAAAAGCGGCTGGCGTTGCATCCCCTTAAGCGGATTTCGACCGCGGAGGACCAGGCCGCGGCGGCAGCCTTCCTGTGCAGCACGGAAGCCGCCTTTATCACCGGCGCGTCCCTGAGCGTCGACGGTGGCCGAGCCATTCGATAACCAGCAAAGGACACCATGACACAACCAAGGAAGACCGCGCTGATTGCCGGCGCCACCGGTGTGGTAGGACGAAACTTGTTGCGGCTGCTTGCCGCCGACCCGGCATGGGACGTGATCGCAATGTCGCGACGCGAGCCAGATATCACCGGGGAGTACCGCCATATCACGGCAGACCTGCTCGACCCCGCCGATGCGAGGGCCAAGCTCGGCGGCTTGACGGAGGTCACCCACATCTTCTTCTCAGCCTACATCGAGAGGGCCGGCTGGGCCGAAATGGTGGCACCGAACATGGCGTTGCTCGCGAACCTGATGGATGCGGTCGAGCCGGTGGCGGACCGGCTACAGCACGTCAACCTGATGCATGGCACCAAGTGGTACGGCAATCATCTCGGACCGTTCAAGACTCCGGCAAAGGAAACAGACCCGGGTCACATGCCGCCCAACTTCTACTATGATCAACAGGCATTCATAGCGCAGCGTCAGGAAGGCAAGAGGTGGACATGGTCCGCCGCACGTCCGCACGGGATCTGCAGCTTCGCCATCGGCAACCCGATGAATCTCGTCATGGTCCTTGCGGTGTATGCCACCATTTCCAAGGCACTAGGGCTACCGTTGCGCCATCCGGGATCCGAGGGCAACGCGCGCGCGCTGTACAACGTGACCGACAGTGGGTTGCTGGCACGCGCCTGCTTGTGGATGGCGACCGATCCGGCAGCCGC
The sequence above is a segment of the Cupriavidus sp. MP-37 genome. Coding sequences within it:
- a CDS encoding DUF4286 family protein; the encoded protein is MSGILAIWNDCTAEHLAAYETWYGEEHLPERLAVPGFLTGRRFEAIRASRQFLTTYEVADPDVLSSAAYCERLAHPTARTIAMMRDGFANMSRTVCERHDVRGAIRGSVVLTVALNTTDASSRLGNAADRLGAGAEHTHSEIWIAAQPATAEISAEEVLRGGDLKINACLALEYLRPDVADRVADALHQQFPEAVISTYRLLCSLNREDL
- a CDS encoding type II 3-dehydroquinate dehydratase yields the protein MRILLIQGANMEYLGFRQPELYGTTTAVELDEMLRADAAALGMQLDILYTNVEGEAISAIYRAARDQIDGLVMNPAGFLYAGLALRDCLKAVPLPCIEVHMTNIDARGMHSVTASESAGMVTGLGVDSYRLALIAIQKVINKRKKHA
- a CDS encoding SDR family NAD(P)-dependent oxidoreductase; this translates as MLEATPRTALVTGAAVGIGHAIAERFERDGWAVYRFDRTLEDGARAVRGDVRSEADWKRLADRIGSEAGQLDVLVNNAGILREAPLEDTSLAVWDEVIGVNLTGAFLGCRSMLALLKRGDSPCILNVASIDALRGSLRHSAYAASKGGVDSLTRALALELANDGIRVNAICPGTVDTPMFRSIHGNTADRAQKRLALHPLKRISTAEDQAAAAAFLCSTEAAFITGASLSVDGGRAIR
- a CDS encoding SDR family oxidoreductase gives rise to the protein MTQPRKTALIAGATGVVGRNLLRLLAADPAWDVIAMSRREPDITGEYRHITADLLDPADARAKLGGLTEVTHIFFSAYIERAGWAEMVAPNMALLANLMDAVEPVADRLQHVNLMHGTKWYGNHLGPFKTPAKETDPGHMPPNFYYDQQAFIAQRQEGKRWTWSAARPHGICSFAIGNPMNLVMVLAVYATISKALGLPLRHPGSEGNARALYNVTDSGLLARACLWMATDPAAANEPFNVTNGDIFRWHDLWPAIAQYFDMETAPAQKIDLVQMMADKGPLWEQLVREHNLRPIPYEQLVGWKYGNFVFTPEFDVVSSTTKARQHGFSEVIDSEGMFLRQFDELRANRIIP